The Acidobacteriota bacterium region CGGTGTGGCGACCATCGAAAGAATCGCCGCCGCCAGAAAGCGCTGGTAATCGTTATCCGAAAGCAGGTTTTGGGAAGTCGCTGTCTTGGCCAGAATGAAGGAGAATTCGCCAATTTGTGCCAAGCCAACAGCAGTCATCGTGGCGATCCGTAATGGATATTTCAGCAGCCTGATGACCGCAATGACAATCAATGCCTTGATGATGACCAGCCCGACAAACCACGTCAGCACCATTGGTAAATTGGTGATGAAGAATCCTGTCGAAAGCAACATACCGATGGAAATGAAAAACAAACTGTTGAATACGTCCCGAAACGGCAAAATATCCGCCACAATTTGATGGCTGTATTCCGATTCCGAAAGCACGACTCCGGCGATGAACGCCCCCAGCGCCAATGACAACCCAAAGTGCGCCGTCAGCAAAGACGTGCCGAAACTGACCAGTACAACAAAGATTATGAATACTTCCTGGCTGCGCAGCCGGACGATGTGGTCGAGCAAGAAGGGGATCACTTTTCGCGACGTGAAGATGATCACGGCAACCGCCGCGACGGCCGTCCCCAGTTTGATGGCAATGTTGGTTGGAGAGGCGCCTTCCCGACCGCTCAGAATTGGAACCATCAGCATCATCGGGACAATGCACAAGTCTTGAAACAACAAAATGCCGACGCCTGCTCGCCCGTGCGGCGTGTCCACTTCCAGGCGGTCGCTATAGGTTTTCAGCACGATAGCCGTGCTCGATAGCGTCAACAAAAATCCGAACAGCACAGCCTGTTTCAACGGCCAGTTCATCAGGAAAAACAGTCCCAGCCCAAACAATGTGGTCAGAACAACCTGCAGCCCGCCGCCCCACAACACCAGCCGCTTCATTTCCATCAACCGGCTGATGGAAAACTCCAAGCCGATGGTGAACAGCAACAGTATGACGCCGATTTCCGCCAGAATTTCGACCGCGTGAACATCGTTGATCAGCTTCAAACCATACGGCCCAATCAGAATTCCGGTCGCCATAAAGCCGACAATGACAGGCAACCGCAACTTGTGACAGAGAAAGGCAATCGGCACGGAAGCCAGCAGTAGAATGATTAAATCGTTGAGCAATGGTAGATCGTGCGGCACGTTCGGTTTCCTTTCTCAGAAATTCGGACAGGGCTTCGCCCATGAGTTTTCATGCAGTGTCAGTTCAAGAGACGTTTTGAAAATAGAAGTAAAAACAAATCGAGGTGATGCTTCGTTTGAGACATCACCTCGATGATTTTGTTTACCAGCTTCGGTTGTTTTTGACAACGTCAACCGCCGACGTGAACCGCCGGGCGGCGCGATTCATCCACTTCCGCCTGGCGCAGGATTTCGTGAGTCACAGGCGCTGTGTCGCCCTCGCCAAAGAAAATAAACTTCAGCACGTAGGTCAACGGATTGCCTTCCGTCCAACCAAAATAAACGTGTGGAATTTGGCCGGTTTGATTGCGCACATGCAATAAAAATGCGGCAATTGCATTTGGCACCGCCGGGCTTTTTGTCCGCAAGATTTTGTAATTTCCGACCTGCACGCCGCGAACCTTGAGAACGCCGGAAAAGTCCGACGCATCGCCGGGGCGAACTTCCAAAAAGAGAATGGGGTCCTCCGTTGGGATGTGGTTATCCCACCGTTTCCGTTTTTCTTTCAATCGGTATTCGTCTATGTCGCCACGGTCGGGGCGATTGGCGACAATGCGAATCGTTCCGGTTTTGGCCTCTTCGATAAATTGCAGCGCCATTTCGTTTAACTCGACGCCATCCACGCGGAGTTCCGTCGAACGCAATGCCCGCGAAATAAACGACACGCCAATGATGCCAAAGATAAACAACGACGCGATCTTGATGCCTTCGGGCCGAACGATGATGTTATCCACCATCGTGTAGGCGAACACCAGCGTGATGATCAGAAATGCATATCGAAGCGCACGTTTTTGCCACACTAACAACGTCACGGCCACCGCCGCCGAAGTCATCAGTACCAACACGCCGGTCGCATACGCTCCGCCCTGGGCTTCGACGTTCGCTTCGAAGATGATCGTCACGGCAAAAGCGATGATGGTGTAAACAACCACCAGCGGACGATTGGCTCGCGTCCAATCCGGAGCCATACCGTAACGCGGCAAATACCGCGGAACGATGTTCAGCAATCCCGCCAGCGCCGAAGCGCCCGCAAACCACAAAATTGCCACCGTGCTGAGGTCGTAAATTGAGCCGAATGCTTCACCAAGATATTTGTGCGCCAGATAGGCCAATGCGCGTCCGTAGGCTTCGCCTGGCGGTTGCGAACCCGCCGCTCCTTCAAACTTGGCCGGTTCGATCAACAAGGTGGTCACAAGGCTGCTCGCCAACAGCATGAAGCTCATGATCGCGGCTGCACCTAACAACAACTTTCGCGTATTCCGAATGCGTCCCGCCGGATTTTTTTCATCGTCGCCTTCATCGCCTTTGACCAGGGGCATAACAGCCACCCCTGTTTCAAATCCTGATAACCCCAGCGCCAGTTTCGGAAACAACAGCAGCGACAACCCCAGAATCAAAAAGGGATTGCCATGAATGTTCGGTTGAGCCAGCAACCCCGATTTCCACGCCGGAATCACTTCCGGGTGAATAAAGACATGATACATTCCCACAGCGACGACAATCAGGTTTAGCAGCAGGTAACAGGCGACCAGCACCACAGCCAACCCGATTGCCTCTTTGAAACCTTTCAAAAAGATGCCGCCCAGAATTCCAATCAACAACAGAGTGATGGCTATGCGGTGGTGTTCCAGGAAATGCGGAACCAGTGGATTTTGGACAATGTGTTCAGTCGCGTCCGCCGCTGACATGGTGATCGTGATGATGAAATCCGTCGCCACGAATCCCAGCAGCACCAGCACAAACAATTTGCCGCGCCATCGAGGCAGTAAATCTTCGAGCATGGAAATGGAGCCTTCCCCGTGTGGGCTGGCTGCGGCAACGCGCCTGTAAATCGGCAACGCGCCAAACAGAGTCAGTAGCACCAGAATCAAGGTCGCAATCGGCGACATCAATCCTGCGCTTAAAAACGCCAACCCTGGCTGATAACCAAGCGTTGAAAAATAATCCACGCCGGTCAAACACATCACCTGCCACCAACTATGAGTTTTGTGCTGCCCTTCGTGTTCGTGAGGTCCCTCAAATTCCTTGACTTGTCCCTCGAAAAACCAAGTTTTGAGTGAAGTCCTAAAATTACCAGGTTCGGATATTGCTTCTGACATTTTGGTTCATTCCATTCTTGGATGGGGAAATGCTTTTTTGTTGGGTTAACCACCAACGTGAACCGCTGGTCGGCGAGAGCGATCCGGCTCAGCTTGACGCAAAATTTCGTGGGTTACCGGCGCAGTGTCGCCTTCTCCGAAAAAAATAAACTTCAGCACGTACACCAGGGGATTACCTTCCGTCCAACCAAAATACACGTGCGGAATTTGCCCGGTCTGATTGCGCGTATGCAACAAAAATGCCGCAATTGCATTGGGAACTGCCGGACTTTTGGTGCGGAGAATTTTGTAGTTGCCGACCTGTATGCCGCGAATTTTCATGATGCCGGAAAAATCCGATGCATCTCCCGGACGGACTTCAAAAAAGAGCACCGGGTCGCCATCCGGAATGTGATTGTTCCATCGCTCTTCCTTTTCTTTTAATCGGTATTCGTCAAGGTCGCCGCGATCTGGCCGGTTGGCAATAATGCGAATCGTCCCGCTTTTGGCCTCTTCGATGAATTGTAATGCCAGGTCATTCAGCTCTACGCCATCTACGCGCAATTCGGTTGAACGCAACGCCCGCGACATAAACGATACGATGATGATAAAAACAATAAAGAGGGACGCGATTTTGATGCCGTCTGGCTGTTCGACCAGGTTCACTCCCGCCGTATAGCCAAAAACCAAGGCAATCAGCAAAAATGCCCAGCGTTGCACCCCGCCCTTTTGCCAGGCGGCAATCGCCACGGCAATCGCCGCCGAAAACATCAGCGCCAACACGCCAGTGGCATACGCTCCGCCCTGCTGTATGGGATCGGCTTTGAACAAAATCGTCACGGCAAAACAGATCACCGTCAGCACCAGCGTCAACGGACGAGTCGCGCGCGCCCATTCCGGAGCCATGCCGTACCGAGGTAAATAGCGCGGAATGATATTCAGCAATCCGGCAACCGCCGATGAACCGGCAAACCACAAAATCGAAACCGTGCTCAGATCGTAAAGTGTGCCAAACAGATCGCCCAGATATTCATGTGCCAGGAACGCCAGTGCGCGGCCATACGCTTTGCCGCCTTCCGCGAACGCATGGGCCGGAATCAGCGTCGCGGTCACAAAGCTGCTGGAAATGAGCATCACACTCATAATGCAAGCAGCCGTCATCAGCAGTTTTTTCGCATTGCGAATACGCCCGGCAGGTTTCTTTGGATCGTCTGCCGGATTCCCTTTGATCAGCGGCATGACCACGACGCCGGTTTCGAACCCTGACAAGCCCAACGCCAATTTCGGAAATAGCAAAAATGCAGCCGTCATCATGGCCAACGGGTTGCCGTGTTCTTCAAACAACTTGCTTTTCCAGTTTGAAAGCAATTCCGGTTGAGCCAGGATTTCCGCGAAACCGACCGCAACCACAATCAGGTTTAGACCGATATAAACCGTCACCAGAAAGACGGCCAATCCGATGGCTTCCTTGAAACCCTTTAGAAAGATCGCTCCCAGCGCCACAATCAATACCAGCGTGACCGGCACTTCCTTGTGCTGCAAAAATTCCGGAGCATACGGATTTTCGATGATGTGAGCTGTCGCGTCTCCGGCTGACAAGGTGACTGTGATAATGAAACTGGTGGCGGCAAATCCGAGTAGAGCCAAGACAAACAGTTTTCCTCGCCAGCGGGGAAGTAAATCTTCCAGCATGGAAATCGAACCGTCACCATGTGGACTGGCTTCAGCAACCCGGTTGTACATGGGCAATGCGCCGAACAGCGTCAATAGAACCAAAATCAGTGTAGCAATTGGAGATAAGGCTCCGGCGGCCAGAAACGCGATGCCGGGTTGATACCCAAGCGTTGAAAAGTAGTCTACACCCGTTAAGCACATTACTTTCCACCAAGGGTGCGTGTGATACTGGCCTTCCTTTCCGTGAGGACCAGCGACCTCTTTGACCTGTCCTTCAAAAAACCAACGCTTGAACCGCTCGGTCGGGCTTAAAGGTGAGATTGTTGCTTCAGACATGATTTTTTCATACTGTCCCGCGCCAATAAACCAGTCTGGCGAGGAACTATTTCTTGTGAACCCCTGTGTGTGCTTACCGGGAACGAGATGTATCCTAACATCATTGCCGCATTGGCTGAAGGCTTTGGCATGATGAGGGGGTCAGATGGAGTGGAGTTTGAAAATTGATCCCGGTTTTGCAAACAAGTGGGCAGAATCAAGCCGTGCGCGGCTGAAATGGCTCGCACGGCTTGATTCATGTTCCGGTAACGATGGTGGGTTCTTCAACCCAGGCGTCAGCCTGCCGGTTGAGGCTCATAGAGCCTCTGGATGGATTCCAGATACTTCACCAAATTCGTGATGTCCTGCTGGCTGAAGATCAATCCCCAAACCGGCATGTCGCGTTTGCCGTGGACAGGCGATATCGCATCGCCGGAGATTTTTTTGGTGACTTCACTGGTTGGAAACTTGGGACCTTTTTGAAGCTTGGTTAAATCCGTCGGCTGTTTTTTCAACGACGAAGCGACCGGGCCTCTGCCTTTGGCATCAACGCCGTGGCAACTGGCGCAATAATTTACAAACAGCTTTTTTCCTCGCTCAATTTGCTCGCCATCTTTTTGCGCCATAACTTGCGTGGCGGCAAAAGCAAACAACGTAACCAGAATGACCAACAACTGCTTTGCGATTTTCATAACAACGCCTCCCATAACCAATAGGGAATTTCGAAAAGCCTGAATTGGCTCCGCAAATCTGGCGAGCAAATGCTGTTCCCTATTCATTTACTGTGAATTCAATCCTTAACCGGGGAGTGGCTGCGGAAACTTGCTCAGTTCGGGCCAAGGAATTGAGCAAATTTCCATCGGGGGAAAATCCAAACTGTTAGCGTCGTTTTTTCTGGCTACGAGGTTTTGCGACATCAACAACCGAAAAATCCACCAGATGCCGATCCACGTTGACGCGATCCACGCGGACTCGAACGCGTTCGCCGAGCCGGAATTTCCGCCTGCCGCTGCGTCCCACCAACGAATGGCTGCGTTCGTCGAAGTTGTAGTAATCGTCAATCAGCGAAGCGACCGGAACCAGGCCTTCGATAAAGAATTCGTCCAGTTCGACATAAAAGCCGAAATCGCGCACGTTCGAAATCATTCCGTCGAATTCTTCGCCCAACCGTTCAGCCATAAAAACCGCTTTGCGCCACTCGTCAATTTCGTTTTCGG contains the following coding sequences:
- a CDS encoding cation:proton antiporter, coding for MPHDLPLLNDLIILLLASVPIAFLCHKLRLPVIVGFMATGILIGPYGLKLINDVHAVEILAEIGVILLLFTIGLEFSISRLMEMKRLVLWGGGLQVVLTTLFGLGLFFLMNWPLKQAVLFGFLLTLSSTAIVLKTYSDRLEVDTPHGRAGVGILLFQDLCIVPMMLMVPILSGREGASPTNIAIKLGTAVAAVAVIIFTSRKVIPFLLDHIVRLRSQEVFIIFVVLVSFGTSLLTAHFGLSLALGAFIAGVVLSESEYSHQIVADILPFRDVFNSLFFISIGMLLSTGFFITNLPMVLTWFVGLVIIKALIVIAVIRLLKYPLRIATMTAVGLAQIGEFSFILAKTATSQNLLSDNDYQRFLAAAILSMVATPFFIKSAGKIGRAAQAIFSRNLSGSTVIEQKDASAEPDPACQVVIIGYGLNGRNLAKVLHRTGIPYQVLEMNAQAISEARTQGIPIFYGDAVRREVLHHIGVHHAKILVIAISDPSATRHAVSLAREMNPTLNIIVRTRYMSELPELHKLGANQVIPEEFETSIEIFSRVLAEFGIARNIIQREIEDIRREGYQMLRSASLPLADLGQIAEAFDGVTSDILFITADSPATGRTVGELNLRKRTGATISSAVRNGNTMINIGPDFRIEAEDILVLMGEAEQIERAIACLKRAGRESSQLSGLKPAESSA
- a CDS encoding amino acid transporter, with amino-acid sequence MCLTGVDYFSTLGYQPGLAFLSAGLMSPIATLILVLLTLFGALPIYRRVAAASPHGEGSISMLEDLLPRWRGKLFVLVLLGFVATDFIITITMSAADATEHIVQNPLVPHFLEHHRIAITLLLIGILGGIFLKGFKEAIGLAVVLVACYLLLNLIVVAVGMYHVFIHPEVIPAWKSGLLAQPNIHGNPFLILGLSLLLFPKLALGLSGFETGVAVMPLVKGDEGDDEKNPAGRIRNTRKLLLGAAAIMSFMLLASSLVTTLLIEPAKFEGAAGSQPPGEAYGRALAYLAHKYLGEAFGSIYDLSTVAILWFAGASALAGLLNIVPRYLPRYGMAPDWTRANRPLVVVYTIIAFAVTIIFEANVEAQGGAYATGVLVLMTSAAVAVTLLVWQKRALRYAFLIITLVFAYTMVDNIIVRPEGIKIASLFIFGIIGVSFISRALRSTELRVDGVELNEMALQFIEEAKTGTIRIVANRPDRGDIDEYRLKEKRKRWDNHIPTEDPILFLEVRPGDASDFSGVLKVRGVQVGNYKILRTKSPAVPNAIAAFLLHVRNQTGQIPHVYFGWTEGNPLTYVLKFIFFGEGDTAPVTHEILRQAEVDESRRPAVHVGG
- a CDS encoding APC family permease; its protein translation is MSEATISPLSPTERFKRWFFEGQVKEVAGPHGKEGQYHTHPWWKVMCLTGVDYFSTLGYQPGIAFLAAGALSPIATLILVLLTLFGALPMYNRVAEASPHGDGSISMLEDLLPRWRGKLFVLALLGFAATSFIITVTLSAGDATAHIIENPYAPEFLQHKEVPVTLVLIVALGAIFLKGFKEAIGLAVFLVTVYIGLNLIVVAVGFAEILAQPELLSNWKSKLFEEHGNPLAMMTAAFLLFPKLALGLSGFETGVVVMPLIKGNPADDPKKPAGRIRNAKKLLMTAACIMSVMLISSSFVTATLIPAHAFAEGGKAYGRALAFLAHEYLGDLFGTLYDLSTVSILWFAGSSAVAGLLNIIPRYLPRYGMAPEWARATRPLTLVLTVICFAVTILFKADPIQQGGAYATGVLALMFSAAIAVAIAAWQKGGVQRWAFLLIALVFGYTAGVNLVEQPDGIKIASLFIVFIIIVSFMSRALRSTELRVDGVELNDLALQFIEEAKSGTIRIIANRPDRGDLDEYRLKEKEERWNNHIPDGDPVLFFEVRPGDASDFSGIMKIRGIQVGNYKILRTKSPAVPNAIAAFLLHTRNQTGQIPHVYFGWTEGNPLVYVLKFIFFGEGDTAPVTHEILRQAEPDRSRRPAVHVGG
- a CDS encoding cytochrome c, yielding MKIAKQLLVILVTLFAFAATQVMAQKDGEQIERGKKLFVNYCASCHGVDAKGRGPVASSLKKQPTDLTKLQKGPKFPTSEVTKKISGDAISPVHGKRDMPVWGLIFSQQDITNLVKYLESIQRLYEPQPAG